Proteins encoded in a region of the Puniceibacterium sp. IMCC21224 genome:
- a CDS encoding CaiB/BaiF CoA-transferase family protein, with the protein MPNPLAGTTILDLTHVLAGPFCSMTLSDLGARVIKVERPRIGDDTRAFPPFKEGKSAYFAAINHGKKSIALDLKSDADRVVFERILARADIILENYRPGVMERLGYGWDTLHATYPKLIYGAVSGFGHTGPDAKRPAYDMVVQARSGVMSITGEAGRDPVRVGASIGDIVAGMYLTQGVLAALLDRDRTGRGRKIDISMLDGQLAILEHAVAITTTTGKSPVPSGARHPSIAPFETFHASDGLFVIAAGNNVLFEKLCVLLNLPLADDPRFATNPERCKNVRLLKRLIEAVTIDGTKAAWIARLTAAGIPTGPIQNMEQVLKDPQILARNMVVDVLDKHGRTAFKAAGNPIKMSDFEDRTSRAPAPDLDGNRGEILRWLDGGDLT; encoded by the coding sequence ATGCCAAACCCGCTTGCCGGAACGACAATCCTAGACCTGACCCATGTTTTGGCCGGGCCGTTCTGTTCAATGACCCTCTCGGATCTGGGGGCAAGGGTGATCAAGGTCGAACGCCCGCGCATCGGCGATGACACCCGCGCCTTTCCCCCCTTTAAGGAAGGCAAGAGCGCCTATTTTGCCGCCATCAATCATGGCAAGAAATCCATCGCGCTTGACCTTAAATCCGACGCAGACCGTGTTGTTTTCGAACGTATTCTGGCCCGTGCCGATATCATTCTGGAAAACTATCGTCCCGGCGTGATGGAGCGGTTGGGCTATGGCTGGGACACGCTGCACGCAACCTACCCCAAGTTGATCTACGGTGCGGTCTCCGGCTTTGGCCACACCGGACCTGACGCGAAACGGCCCGCCTATGACATGGTGGTGCAAGCACGCAGCGGCGTCATGTCGATCACCGGTGAGGCCGGGCGCGATCCGGTGCGCGTCGGGGCCTCGATCGGGGATATCGTGGCGGGGATGTATCTGACGCAGGGGGTGCTGGCGGCGCTGCTCGACCGCGACCGCACCGGACGGGGGCGCAAGATCGACATCTCGATGCTGGACGGCCAGCTTGCCATTCTGGAACATGCCGTCGCCATAACCACCACCACAGGCAAATCGCCAGTGCCGTCGGGCGCGCGGCACCCGTCCATTGCGCCGTTCGAGACGTTTCATGCCTCGGATGGGTTGTTTGTGATTGCGGCTGGCAATAATGTGCTGTTTGAAAAGTTGTGCGTGCTGCTCAACCTGCCACTGGCCGATGATCCGCGCTTTGCCACCAATCCCGAGCGCTGCAAAAATGTCCGCCTGCTGAAGCGGCTGATCGAAGCGGTGACGATCGACGGAACCAAGGCCGCGTGGATTGCCAGGCTGACCGCCGCGGGTATCCCCACCGGCCCGATCCAGAATATGGAGCAGGTGCTGAAAGATCCACAGATCCTGGCCCGCAATATGGTGGTGGACGTGCTCGATAAACACGGGCGCACCGCCTTCAAGGCCGCAGGAAATCCCATCAAGATGAGCGACTTCGAAGACCGGACCTCGCGCGCGCCGGCCCCGGATCTGGACGGCAACCGCGGCGAGATCTTGCGCTGGCTCGATGGTGGCGACCTGACCTAA
- the guaB gene encoding IMP dehydrogenase, whose amino-acid sequence MEIREALTFDDVLLVPAASSVLPGTADTRTRVTQAIRLNIPLLSSAMDTVTEARMAITLAQAGGMGVIHRNLDIEQQAREVRRVKRFESGIVYSPVTLRPDQTLADAKALIERYNFTGFPVVDDRGRVMGIVTNRDMRFAEADDTPVRLMMTSDDLAILREPADRDEAISLMKARRIEKLLVTDKDGRLTGLLTLKDTEQAVLNPTACKDGLGRLRVAAASTVGDAGYERSQALVDAGVDMIVIDTAHGHSEGVARAVERAKMLSNEVQVVAGNVATGEATRALIGAGADAIKVGIGPGSICTTRMVAGVGVPQLTAIMDCAAAAGDIPVIADGGIKFSGDFAKAIAAGASCAMVGSMIAGTDESPGEVILYQGRSFKAYRGMGSLGAMARGSADRYFQKDAASDKLVPEGIEGQVPYKGSASAVLHQLVGGLRAAMGYTGNATVDEMRRNCSFVKITGAGLKESHVHDVQITRESPNYRIG is encoded by the coding sequence ATGGAGATTCGCGAGGCTCTCACCTTTGACGATGTATTGCTGGTTCCGGCTGCTTCCTCTGTGCTGCCCGGCACGGCGGACACCCGTACGCGTGTCACGCAGGCCATTCGGCTGAACATTCCGCTACTGAGTTCCGCAATGGATACTGTAACCGAGGCGCGGATGGCGATCACCTTGGCGCAGGCCGGTGGCATGGGCGTCATTCACCGAAATCTGGATATCGAACAGCAGGCGCGCGAGGTCCGGCGGGTCAAACGCTTTGAAAGCGGGATCGTCTATAGCCCGGTGACATTGCGCCCGGATCAGACGCTGGCCGATGCCAAGGCACTGATCGAGCGATACAATTTCACGGGTTTTCCGGTTGTCGACGACAGGGGCCGGGTGATGGGGATCGTGACCAACCGGGACATGCGCTTTGCTGAGGCGGACGATACGCCGGTGCGTCTGATGATGACCTCGGACGATCTGGCGATCCTGCGCGAACCCGCTGACCGCGACGAAGCGATCAGCCTGATGAAGGCGCGCCGGATCGAAAAGCTGTTGGTGACGGACAAGGATGGTCGACTGACCGGGCTTTTGACGTTGAAGGACACCGAACAGGCAGTGCTGAACCCGACAGCGTGCAAGGACGGGCTGGGGCGGCTGCGGGTGGCGGCGGCCTCGACTGTGGGGGATGCCGGATATGAACGCAGTCAGGCGCTTGTGGATGCTGGCGTCGACATGATTGTGATCGACACGGCGCATGGACACTCCGAAGGGGTGGCACGCGCGGTCGAACGGGCCAAGATGCTGTCGAACGAGGTTCAGGTCGTGGCCGGAAACGTTGCCACCGGCGAAGCGACGCGGGCGTTGATCGGTGCCGGTGCCGACGCGATCAAGGTTGGTATCGGGCCGGGGTCGATCTGCACCACGCGGATGGTCGCGGGTGTTGGCGTGCCACAGCTGACGGCAATTATGGATTGCGCCGCAGCAGCTGGTGATATTCCGGTCATTGCCGATGGGGGCATCAAGTTCTCGGGTGACTTTGCCAAGGCGATAGCCGCCGGCGCCTCGTGCGCGATGGTTGGTTCGATGATCGCCGGTACCGACGAGAGCCCGGGCGAGGTGATCCTGTATCAGGGCAGGTCGTTCAAGGCGTACCGCGGCATGGGCAGCCTTGGCGCTATGGCGCGCGGCTCAGCCGACCGTTATTTCCAAAAGGATGCCGCCAGCGATAAACTGGTTCCCGAAGGCATCGAAGGGCAGGTGCCCTACAAGGGCTCAGCCAGCGCGGTACTGCACCAGTTGGTGGGCGGTTTGCGGGCGGCCATGGGGTATACCGGCAACGCAACCGTCGACGAAATGCGCCGCAATTGCAGCTTTGTGAAGATCACCGGCGCAGGGCTAAAGGAAAGCCATGTGCATGACGTGCAGATCACCCGCGAGTCCCCGAACTATCGGATCGGCTGA
- a CDS encoding YitT family protein has translation MLLLDSPLPDRHTIAEDVQGILIGTTLVALGIQFLRASELFTGQIAGLSLILSYPTGWSFGAVFFALNLPFYVLALRQMGWRFTVKNFIAVTLMSTMTDIMPYAISISHLHPALGAVLFGILAGIGLLSLFRHGATLGGVGIVALWLQDTRGIKAGNTQLLFDLCVFAVALLLFPWQIVGWSLLGAVVLNLIITINHRRDRYIANS, from the coding sequence ATGCTGTTGCTTGATTCGCCCCTGCCCGATCGCCATACAATCGCCGAAGATGTTCAGGGCATTCTGATCGGTACGACCCTTGTCGCGCTGGGAATTCAGTTCCTGCGCGCATCCGAACTTTTCACGGGCCAGATTGCAGGGTTGTCGCTGATCCTGTCCTATCCCACCGGCTGGTCGTTCGGGGCAGTGTTCTTTGCGTTGAACCTGCCATTCTACGTGCTTGCCCTTCGTCAGATGGGGTGGCGCTTTACGGTCAAGAACTTCATCGCGGTCACACTGATGTCGACCATGACCGATATCATGCCATATGCGATTTCGATCAGTCATCTTCATCCGGCGCTTGGGGCGGTGCTGTTCGGGATTCTGGCGGGAATCGGCCTGCTGTCGCTGTTTCGCCATGGAGCAACTTTGGGCGGCGTCGGGATTGTCGCGCTCTGGCTTCAGGACACACGCGGGATCAAGGCGGGCAATACCCAGCTGCTGTTTGATTTATGCGTCTTTGCCGTCGCGTTGCTGCTGTTTCCATGGCAGATCGTGGGGTGGTCGTTGCTTGGGGCGGTCGTGCTGAATCTGATCATCACCATCAATCACCGCCGCGACCGCTACATCGCCAATTCCTGA
- a CDS encoding NADP-dependent isocitrate dehydrogenase, with amino-acid sequence MSKIKVDNPIVEMDGDEMTRIIWDFIKKKLILPYLDLDLLYYDLGMEERDRTDDQITIDAAEKTKEVGVAVKCATITPDEGRVEEFGLKKMWRSPNGTIRNILGGVVFRAPIICRNVPRLVPGWTRPIVIGRHAFGDQYKATDMKFPGAGTLTMKFVGDDGTVIEEEVYKAPSSGVYMGMYNLDASILDFARASMNYALDMGWPLYLSTKNTILKQYDGQFMLLFQKMFDEEFADKFKEAGIWYEHRLIDDMVASAMKWSGGFVWACKNYDGDVQSDTVAQGFGSLGLMTSQLMTPDGKIVEAEAAHGTVTRHYRQHQRGEETSTNSIASIYAWTGGLKHRAKLDGNDALLTFAATLEKVVVETVEAGHMTKDLALLVGPDQSWLTTMGFLEKVDENLNKALS; translated from the coding sequence ATGTCCAAGATCAAGGTAGACAATCCAATCGTCGAGATGGACGGGGACGAGATGACCCGGATCATTTGGGATTTCATCAAAAAGAAACTGATCCTGCCGTATCTGGATCTTGATCTGCTTTATTACGATCTCGGGATGGAAGAGCGAGACCGCACCGACGATCAAATCACCATTGATGCCGCCGAAAAGACCAAAGAGGTCGGGGTTGCGGTCAAATGTGCGACAATCACGCCGGATGAGGGCCGGGTTGAGGAATTCGGCCTCAAAAAGATGTGGCGTTCACCCAATGGTACGATCCGCAACATTCTGGGTGGCGTGGTGTTCCGGGCTCCGATCATCTGCCGCAATGTGCCACGACTTGTCCCCGGCTGGACGCGGCCGATTGTGATCGGACGTCATGCCTTTGGGGATCAGTACAAAGCCACGGACATGAAATTCCCCGGCGCCGGCACGCTGACGATGAAATTTGTCGGTGACGACGGGACCGTGATCGAAGAAGAAGTCTACAAGGCACCCTCCTCGGGTGTCTACATGGGGATGTACAACCTTGACGCGTCGATCCTCGACTTTGCCCGCGCGTCGATGAACTACGCGCTCGACATGGGCTGGCCGTTGTATCTGTCGACCAAGAATACCATTCTCAAACAGTATGACGGCCAATTCATGCTGCTGTTCCAAAAGATGTTCGACGAGGAATTCGCCGATAAATTCAAAGAGGCGGGGATCTGGTATGAGCATCGTCTAATCGACGATATGGTGGCCAGCGCGATGAAATGGTCAGGGGGATTTGTCTGGGCCTGCAAAAATTATGACGGTGACGTGCAATCCGACACCGTGGCGCAGGGCTTTGGTTCGCTTGGTCTGATGACATCGCAACTGATGACACCCGATGGCAAGATCGTCGAGGCCGAGGCCGCCCACGGCACCGTCACGCGCCACTACCGCCAGCATCAACGTGGCGAGGAAACCTCGACCAATTCCATTGCCTCGATCTATGCTTGGACCGGCGGGCTAAAGCATCGCGCCAAGCTGGACGGGAACGACGCGCTGCTGACCTTTGCCGCGACGCTGGAAAAGGTTGTCGTCGAAACTGTCGAAGCTGGTCACATGACCAAGGATCTCGCGTTGCTGGTGGGACCGGACCAAAGCTGGCTGACCACCATGGGTTTCCTCGAAAAGGTGGACGAAAATCTGAACAAGGCGCTGTCCTGA
- a CDS encoding multidrug effflux MFS transporter, which yields MPLSMSRTEFIALIAMMFATIAFSIDSMLPALPAIGATLSPNNLNAAQLVITSFMLGMGVGTFFTGPLSDTFGRKPVVLAGVAIYIVAALVASQAQSLEVMLAARVVQGLGAAGPRVVALAIIRDLFDGRSMARIMSFVMIIFTLVPALAPSMGAVIIAYSGWRAVFVAFVVFAIISTLWFMIRLPETLAPENRRPFRLSTLTGAVREMLSHPTVRLSIAVQSLSFGMLFSMISSTQQIFDVTFGRAESFPLWFGGIAIAASSASFLNALLVMRLGMRLLVTVMLAVQLVITTLMITFELAGAQGTLFFAVFVVWQASLFFQAGMTIGNLNAMAMEPMGHIAGMAASVTGAISTVAAVMLSVPVGLMFDGTPLPLAVGVFVEVCAALILMLYLLKAERAAGLRPVRSTDQ from the coding sequence ATGCCGCTAAGCATGAGCCGCACGGAATTCATCGCGCTGATCGCGATGATGTTCGCAACCATTGCCTTTTCCATCGATTCGATGCTGCCTGCTCTGCCTGCGATCGGTGCCACGCTGTCACCCAACAACCTGAACGCCGCGCAGCTGGTCATCACCAGTTTCATGCTGGGCATGGGCGTCGGCACATTCTTCACCGGTCCCTTGTCCGACACCTTCGGGCGCAAACCTGTCGTGCTCGCCGGTGTGGCGATCTACATCGTGGCGGCGCTGGTTGCCTCGCAGGCCCAGAGCCTTGAGGTGATGCTGGCAGCGCGGGTGGTTCAGGGGCTGGGTGCTGCGGGACCCCGGGTGGTGGCGCTGGCGATCATCCGTGACCTGTTTGACGGTCGCAGCATGGCGCGCATCATGTCGTTTGTGATGATCATCTTCACGCTGGTTCCGGCGCTTGCGCCCAGCATGGGCGCTGTGATCATTGCTTATTCCGGCTGGCGCGCTGTGTTTGTCGCGTTTGTCGTCTTTGCGATCATCAGCACATTGTGGTTCATGATCCGCCTGCCCGAAACGCTGGCGCCTGAAAACCGACGCCCGTTCCGCCTGTCAACTCTGACCGGCGCGGTGCGCGAGATGCTGTCGCATCCAACCGTGCGGCTGTCGATCGCGGTCCAGTCGCTTAGCTTTGGCATGCTGTTCTCGATGATCTCGTCGACCCAGCAGATCTTTGATGTGACTTTTGGACGGGCCGAGAGCTTTCCCCTGTGGTTTGGCGGTATCGCCATTGCAGCGAGTTCGGCAAGCTTTCTAAATGCGTTGTTGGTGATGCGCCTGGGCATGCGGTTGTTGGTGACGGTGATGCTGGCGGTTCAGTTGGTCATCACCACACTTATGATTACCTTTGAACTGGCCGGGGCGCAGGGAACGCTGTTCTTTGCTGTTTTTGTCGTTTGGCAGGCATCGCTGTTCTTTCAGGCCGGGATGACCATCGGCAATCTCAATGCCATGGCGATGGAGCCAATGGGCCACATCGCCGGTATGGCAGCCAGCGTCACTGGCGCGATTTCGACAGTTGCGGCGGTGATGCTTTCGGTGCCGGTCGGGTTGATGTTCGACGGCACACCGTTGCCGCTGGCCGTGGGTGTGTTCGTCGAAGTCTGTGCCGCGCTCATTCTTATGCTGTACCTGTTGAAAGCCGAACGCGCCGCTGGACTGCGTCCGGTCAGATCGACAGATCAATAA
- a CDS encoding DsbA family protein, with protein sequence MVKLVIMSDPICPWCYIGKTYLDRALEQVPDHPFIIEWQPFQLNPEMPAGGMDRRAYLEGKFGGKEEAVQAYLPVVQHGEKAGLNLKLDNIGRTPNTLDAHRLIHWAGIEGRQTAVVSALFRAYFNDGRDIGDVEVLGDIADGAGLDASVIMRLLGTDADREAIQGRDAAARNMGIQSVPTFIVAGQHAVPGAQPTELWLKVIKELRAGAENPG encoded by the coding sequence ATGGTCAAACTTGTCATCATGTCCGACCCGATCTGCCCCTGGTGCTATATCGGCAAGACCTATCTTGACCGCGCGCTTGAGCAGGTACCGGATCACCCCTTTATCATCGAATGGCAGCCCTTTCAGCTGAACCCCGAGATGCCGGCCGGTGGAATGGATCGACGCGCCTATCTTGAGGGCAAGTTCGGCGGCAAGGAAGAGGCGGTACAGGCCTACCTGCCGGTGGTCCAGCATGGCGAAAAGGCGGGCCTGAATCTCAAGCTCGACAATATCGGGCGGACCCCCAATACGCTGGACGCTCACCGCCTGATCCATTGGGCCGGGATCGAAGGTCGCCAGACCGCCGTGGTGTCCGCCTTGTTCCGCGCCTATTTCAATGATGGCCGCGACATTGGCGACGTCGAAGTGCTGGGCGATATCGCGGATGGTGCCGGGCTGGATGCGTCGGTGATTATGCGTTTGCTTGGAACCGATGCGGACCGCGAGGCGATCCAGGGTCGCGATGCGGCGGCACGCAACATGGGCATTCAGTCTGTCCCGACCTTTATCGTTGCCGGTCAGCACGCGGTGCCGGGGGCGCAACCCACGGAATTGTGGCTCAAGGTGATCAAGGAACTGCGCGCCGGGGCCGAAAACCCCGGTTGA
- a CDS encoding class I adenylate-forming enzyme family protein — MLSLFDNGASAPCPSPFNLAAHVLGRAKALPDKVALSVVQPGNAENWRYDELETAVRGTATGLLKSGLKPGDILLMRLGNTVDFPVAYLGAIAAGIVPVPTSSQLTETEVAAMVQALDPAAILVGAGVPCPPTDCPVYDTATMAGWRNLPPADYAMGDPDRLAYIIYTSGTSGRPRAVGHAHRAIWARQMMMRGWYGLSDSDRLLHAGAFNWTYTLGTGLMDPWTMGATALIPAAGVDHASIAPLLHDHKVSIFAAAPGVYRNILKHPTGSLPYLRHGLAAGEKLSLTLRYAWENATGTQIFEAFGMSECSTFLSASPEFPADEGALGRPQPGRRVAILGLDGPVPRGEPGTIAIHRDDPGLMLGYVGAPEETAAKFQGDWFITGDQGVMLPSDQITYLGRDDDMMNAGGYRVSPIEVEAALLTHPDITEVGVTEVEVKADVGLIAAFYTGPAPIPDNVLTAWAADRLARYKQPRMFVHLDTLPRNPNGKLLRRALRPLLPN; from the coding sequence ATGTTGTCCCTGTTTGATAATGGCGCATCCGCGCCCTGCCCGTCCCCCTTTAATCTGGCCGCGCATGTTCTTGGCCGGGCCAAAGCGCTGCCCGACAAGGTTGCGCTGTCTGTGGTCCAGCCGGGCAACGCCGAAAACTGGCGCTACGACGAGCTGGAAACCGCTGTGAGGGGCACCGCAACCGGGCTTTTGAAATCCGGATTGAAACCTGGCGATATCCTGTTGATGCGGCTGGGGAATACCGTCGATTTTCCAGTCGCCTATCTAGGGGCCATCGCCGCCGGAATCGTACCGGTTCCGACATCCTCGCAACTGACCGAAACCGAAGTCGCCGCCATGGTGCAGGCCCTGGACCCTGCCGCAATCCTGGTGGGTGCCGGTGTACCCTGCCCGCCAACAGACTGCCCGGTCTACGACACAGCAACCATGGCTGGCTGGCGGAATCTGCCGCCCGCAGACTACGCTATGGGTGATCCCGACCGGCTGGCCTACATCATCTACACCTCTGGCACCTCGGGGCGGCCGCGTGCTGTTGGTCATGCTCACCGTGCAATCTGGGCGCGGCAAATGATGATGCGGGGGTGGTATGGATTGTCAGACTCCGACCGCCTGCTGCATGCGGGCGCGTTCAACTGGACTTATACGCTGGGAACCGGGCTAATGGACCCCTGGACCATGGGGGCCACCGCACTGATCCCTGCAGCGGGCGTCGATCACGCGTCTATTGCGCCGCTGCTACATGATCACAAAGTCAGTATATTTGCCGCTGCACCAGGCGTTTACCGAAATATCCTCAAGCATCCGACGGGATCATTGCCGTATCTGCGCCACGGGCTGGCCGCTGGCGAAAAGCTATCCCTGACCCTGCGCTATGCCTGGGAAAATGCCACAGGCACCCAGATATTCGAGGCATTTGGCATGTCCGAGTGTTCGACTTTCCTGTCGGCATCACCCGAGTTTCCAGCCGACGAGGGTGCGTTGGGACGTCCGCAACCAGGGCGCCGGGTGGCCATCCTTGGTCTCGATGGCCCCGTCCCACGCGGAGAGCCCGGAACCATCGCGATTCATCGTGACGATCCCGGGCTGATGCTGGGCTATGTCGGTGCCCCAGAAGAGACCGCAGCGAAATTCCAAGGCGATTGGTTTATCACCGGCGATCAGGGCGTCATGCTGCCGTCCGATCAGATCACCTATCTGGGTCGCGATGATGACATGATGAATGCCGGCGGCTATCGTGTCTCGCCGATTGAGGTCGAGGCCGCCTTGCTGACCCATCCCGATATCACCGAAGTCGGCGTGACCGAAGTCGAAGTCAAAGCAGATGTGGGCCTGATTGCCGCCTTTTACACCGGCCCCGCGCCCATTCCCGACAATGTTTTGACCGCGTGGGCCGCTGATCGGCTAGCGCGTTACAAACAGCCGCGCATGTTTGTCCATCTCGACACGCTGCCGCGCAATCCGAATGGCAAACTCTTGCGCCGCGCGCTGCGCCCGTTGTTGCCTAACTGA
- a CDS encoding transposase has product MRKLDTKTRALIIRLLVEGNSIRATTRIADVSKNTVTKLLEDAGKACAVYHDANVRNVAAKHVQADEIWAFCYAKARNVADAKAAPSDAGDIWTWTAMDRDSKLMISYTVGDRSQGTAREFMFDLASRLANRIQLTTDGHGGYLKAVTDAFSGEVDYAMLIKQYGDPTGTKGHERKYSPAECTGAIKEAIFGKPDMAEVGTSHIERQNLTMRMGMRRFTRLTNAFSKKAENHAYAVALHFMHYNFCRVHKTLRMTPAMAANVTDRLWDVEDIVALVEKAEAEATQKKRGPYKPRKKTISE; this is encoded by the coding sequence ATGAGAAAATTGGACACCAAAACCCGCGCCCTGATCATCCGCCTCTTGGTGGAAGGTAACTCCATCCGCGCCACGACGCGGATTGCTGACGTGTCCAAGAACACCGTCACCAAGTTGCTTGAGGATGCCGGGAAAGCCTGCGCTGTCTACCATGACGCAAACGTGCGCAACGTCGCAGCTAAGCATGTGCAGGCCGATGAAATCTGGGCGTTCTGCTATGCCAAAGCTCGCAACGTGGCTGACGCAAAAGCAGCACCTTCCGACGCGGGCGATATCTGGACTTGGACCGCTATGGACCGGGATAGCAAGCTGATGATTTCCTACACCGTTGGGGATCGCTCGCAGGGCACGGCGCGCGAGTTCATGTTTGATCTTGCATCGCGCCTCGCAAACCGCATCCAACTGACCACAGACGGCCACGGCGGCTATCTAAAGGCCGTCACAGACGCATTCTCGGGCGAAGTGGACTATGCCATGCTGATCAAGCAATACGGCGATCCGACCGGAACCAAGGGTCACGAGCGCAAGTATTCCCCCGCCGAATGTACCGGCGCAATCAAAGAGGCGATCTTTGGAAAGCCTGACATGGCCGAAGTCGGCACCAGCCATATCGAGCGCCAAAATCTGACAATGCGCATGGGTATGCGCCGCTTCACACGCCTGACTAACGCTTTTAGCAAAAAGGCAGAGAACCACGCTTACGCAGTTGCTTTGCATTTTATGCACTACAACTTCTGCCGGGTTCACAAGACACTTCGCATGACGCCTGCAATGGCTGCAAACGTGACTGATCGCCTTTGGGATGTTGAGGATATTGTTGCACTGGTCGAAAAGGCAGAGGCGGAAGCGACACAGAAAAAGCGCGGCCCCTACAAGCCCCGCAAGAAAACGATTTCAGAGTGA
- a CDS encoding helix-turn-helix domain-containing protein: MTERDPKTLITIARSSGGEEAGEPLNLGTRVRELRKARDWTLEQAAKRAGLARSTLSKIENGQMSPTYDALKKLATGLQISVPQLFTPPQREQVNGRLAVTKAGAGAQHATTTYEHELLAETLTKKQMLPYRARVRARSVDEFDGWVRHDGEEFLFVLTGVIRLYTEFYEPIEMRRGDSAYYDATMGHNVVSVSDDDANILWVTSLT; encoded by the coding sequence ATGACGGAACGTGACCCTAAAACCCTGATCACCATCGCCCGCTCGTCGGGGGGCGAAGAGGCGGGCGAGCCGCTGAACCTCGGCACCCGGGTGCGCGAGCTGCGTAAGGCGCGTGACTGGACGCTTGAACAAGCGGCAAAGCGGGCCGGGTTGGCACGATCAACGCTGTCGAAAATCGAAAATGGTCAGATGTCGCCAACCTATGACGCACTCAAGAAGCTGGCGACGGGGTTGCAGATCTCGGTGCCGCAACTGTTCACGCCGCCGCAGCGCGAACAGGTGAATGGACGGCTGGCCGTGACCAAGGCCGGGGCGGGGGCGCAGCATGCCACCACGACCTATGAACACGAGCTGCTGGCCGAAACTCTGACCAAAAAGCAGATGCTGCCGTATCGCGCGAGGGTCCGCGCCAGATCCGTCGATGAATTTGACGGCTGGGTGCGCCATGATGGCGAGGAGTTTCTGTTCGTGCTGACCGGGGTGATCCGGCTGTATACCGAATTTTATGAACCGATCGAGATGCGGCGCGGCGACAGCGCCTATTACGATGCCACCATGGGCCATAACGTGGTTTCAGTCAGCGATGACGACGCCAATATTCTTTGGGTGACATCCCTGACGTGA
- a CDS encoding entericidin EcnA/B family protein produces MKTILTIGCLLFMAGCGTIDGLGQDISGAARTVQRSL; encoded by the coding sequence ATGAAAACGATACTAACGATTGGATGTCTGCTGTTTATGGCAGGATGTGGCACGATTGACGGGTTGGGTCAGGACATCTCGGGGGCGGCGCGAACGGTGCAGCGCAGCCTGTGA